The genomic segment CGTCCGGTCAAAAATTCGTAATAAGAAACCTTGGCCGATTTGACCAAATTGCGATTTATTTCCAGTTGTATCATTAGCAGGACTAGCATCTAGCGCGAAGAACAAATCTGGTTGAATCATGTGAGTACTGACTCCCGCACCACGCAACCCAACTTCTTCTTGAACATTCGCCCCTGAAAATAGTGTATTCGGAAGTGATTCGCCCTTTAATTCTTTTAAAAGTTCGATTGCAAGACCAACCCCGTAACGGTTATCCCAAGCTTTTGCTAAAATTTTCTTTGGATTAGCAAGTGGCGTGAACTCTGCAACAGGAACGATAAATTGACCGGGTTTGATTCCGATTTTTTCTGCATCGGCTTTGTCATCGGCTCCAATATCAATTAATAAGTTTTTTGGGTCAGTTGGTTTGCTACGTTCTGCTTCTGATAGTAAATGCGGAGGAACAGAAGCAACCACACCGATAACCGGACCATTCGGCGCCATCACTTGGACTCTTTGCGCTTGTAAAACTTGCGGGTTCCAACCACCAAGCGTTTGAAAGCGAATCATTCCGTTTTCGGTGATTTGCGTAACCATAAAGCCAACTTCATCCATATGACCAGCAACAAGTACTCTAGGCCCTTCAGCAGCACCGTGACGCACACCAAAAATTCCACCTAAACCATCTTGAATAATTTCATCCGAAACTGGTTCAAGTTCTTTTCGCATAAAAGCGCGAATTCGATGTTCATCACCTGAAGTTCCTTGTAATTCTGTTAATTCTTTAAACATCGCTAACGTTTCTTTTTCCATTAATAATCATCTCTTTCCATCTGAAATCTCTTTTATTATAGCAAATAATACGCATTCATGCTCATTCTCTTCCTTGTTTTTTCGAAAGCGCGTTCAAAAATCCTTTTATAATCAAAAATTTGTAGTATAATGGTTAAAGGAGATGCGTGTAGTAGCTTTTATTATGCCATTTTTTAAAAGTATAGGAAAACACTAGGGAGGCAAAACAATGAACTGGAAGGCTTTCATTGCCGGCGTTGGAGCAGGTGCAGCAGCTGGACACCTTGTTTATCATTATTTACTAAGCGATAAGACAATTTCAGGTGACGTTATTTTGGAGAACGTGAAAGATGCATTTAAGCAAGACGGACCAATTGAGGGTTCATGGATTCAACTAAAAAAACAACACTACAAGAAATTTGCAATTGACACTTTTGTTTATCACGGTGGTATCACATGCATCCGTGAAGGCGAGAAAAAACAATTCGAATTTATTGCAGATGCTAATACCGGAACAATTATTGATGTATACTTAGCTTAATTGCTTAAAACAAATAAAAAAAAGAGATTCTCTGTTGTTATAGATAGAGAATCTCTTTTTTGTGTTATTTCATTTCTTTCCAGATAGCAATCATTTCATAAGCAACGTCTCGCAGTGTATAGGTTGTCATAAACTGATCTTCTGCATGCATAAATAAAATGGATATTGGCACATCTCCGCCATCTGCTTCTTTTTGAATTAATTGAACGTGATTTTTATGTCCTTCGCTTAGAAATTCATTTGCTTCATCTATTTTCTGATAGGCTTCATCAAACTTTCTTTCTCTTCCAAGCCTCATCGCTTCTATAATACAACTTCTTGCTGCTCCAACTGAGCTAATTATTTGAAATGACGCAAGTTCCATACCTTCCATCTTGTGTTAACCTCCTACGATTGTTACTTGACCGACTAATGTTGTATCAGAACTTCCGCCAACGAAAATCTGTATACCGCCTGTCTCCATCTCATATTTATTATTGATTGACCACACTTCGAATGTCGTTTTATCTAGCTCGATCGTCACTTCTACTTTTTCTTTTGGTTCGATTCGAATCTTTTTAAAGGCTTTTAACTCTTTCTTTCTGCGAGTTATGCTGGACTCCATATCATGAATATAAAGTTGCACGACTTCTTCCCCCGCTACTTCGGAAGTATTTTCAACAGTTACTGTAACATCAACTTTTTCTCCCGCAAGTAAAGCAGATAAAGCTACACGTTCTTGGTTAATGACCAAATCGTGATATTTAAAACTACTATAACTTAAGCCGTAACCGAATGGATAAAGTGGTTTTCCTGTTAAATCGAAATAGTCTTCTTTATATTCCACTGCTTTTTGATTGTAGTAAACAGGGATTTGTCCAGAAGATACTGGGATACTAACAGGCAATTTACCAGATGGATTATATTTACCGACTAGCACTTCTGCCACCGCCGTTCCACCAACACTACCTGGATACCAAGCTGTAAGAAGCGCATCTGCCTCTTTGCTAATTTCCGGAATAGCTATTGGTCGACCTTGAATCATCACAACAATTACTGGTTTATTTGTGCGTTTCATTGCCCGGAATAACTCTAATTGTACTTCCGGAAGAGCAATATCTGCTACATCGACATTTTCACCAGCATCCATATTCGGTCCTTTTGAACTAACAGCACCATTGCTTAAAAATTCCATGTTGAAATTGCGCGCACTAGAACCACCAAGAACTAAAACAATCGCATCTGCTTCCTCAGCTAATTCTTCCGCCTTTAAAATTCCGTCAGTCACTTTTTCACGAATTTCTGAGCCTTTTTCGTAAATAAGTTCCCACTCTTTTGGAACGATGCTTTTTAGCCCTTCTAAAACAGTGACACAATCTGCTTGATTTTGTGGAGCGGTATAATCCCCAAGTTGATTATAAAGCGCATCCGCATTTGGCCCAACAATGGCTAATTTTTTCTGTTTTCCTTTTAGTGGCAAAGTGTTTGCTTCATTTTTCAACAGACAAATGCCTTCTCTAGCAGCTTGTAAATTCAGCTTTTTCCAGTTAGCGGAAGGAGCCGATACCACTTCTTCCACATAAGGATTCTCAAATAATCCTAGTTGGAATTTCACTTGCAGAATCCGCCGTACAGCTTGATCAACAACTGATTCGTTTAAAACACCTGCCGTTACACCCTCTTCTAAAAAAGGAAATACATCATCCCATAAACTTAAATCCACACCAGCTTCGATTGCCATTTTTGCTGCCTTTTTCGGGTCTGGGTTTAATTTTAGCAAACGATCTAATGCACATCCATCGGCCATCACGATTCCTTCAAAGCCCATTTCTTCACGTAGAATTGTTGTTAATAATTCTTTATTTGCGTGACAAGGTACACCGTCAATTTCATTATATGCAGCCATAACTCCTAGCGCACCTTTTGCAATACCAGCGCGTAATGGCTCTAAGAAAATTTCTCTAAGTTCTCTTACTCCGATTGAAACTGGCCCAGAATTATGACCGCCAACCGGTTCTCCTTGTGCGGCAAAATGTTTTAGAATGACGGCTATTTTACCATTTTTTTGAAAGCCTTCCGTTATGGCGGCGGTTAATTCTGCTGCAAGGTACGGATCTTCACCGTAACATTCTTCTGCCCGGCCCCAACGAGGATCCCGCAGAATATCTAAAGCAGAAGCAAGCGCTAAATGAACGCCTTTGTCAGAAATTTCTTCCGCTATCGCTTCGGCTACTTGTTGTTGTAATTCAGGATGAAAAGAAGCTGCTCGCGCTAGATTTACTGGATACGATTCACTATCAAGCGCTTGGTGACCGTGCGGAACTTCTTCTGCTAATAAAACTGGAATTCCAAGTCTTGTGTTCTCCACGACATAACGTTGCACCATATTAGCAACTTTAGCGGAATTAACTCGCGAGATGCCTGTTTCTTTATTCATTTTCGACCAAGGATCTGCTCGAAAAAGTCCGTATAAAGCACCAATTCCTTCAAAATGAGCGACTTCTTGTTTGAAATTATCCGTAATTTGAAACACATCACCATCTCTCGAAAAAGCATCCCAGCCATACATCCGTTGATTTAACTGTCCACATTTTTCTGCAAGCGTCATCTTAGCAAGCAAATCTTCTACGCGCGCTGTAATATGTTGTGTTTTATCTAAATAAATTGTCATTTTCTTTCCTCCTTGCTAACCTTTAGCCTAGCAAATTAAGAGCGACATCTAGTACTTTTTCTCCGTTCATTCGGCCATAATCGACTACATCAATTACCGTAACAGGGATACTTCCATTAACTACATCCGTAACTTTATCTTTCATATAGCTAACTTGTGGGCCAAGCAAAATGACATCTGCTTGGCGCCAGTTTTTCTCAAAATCTGTTTCAGAAATTGCCCAAATAGTTATTTCTAATTCACGTTCTTCGGCAACACGTTCCATCTTACGAACAAGAACACTTGTAGACATTCCCGCATTGCACATTAACATAATCTTTTTCATATAATCGTCCTCCTATTAAGCTTTTATGCGATCATTCGCTTTTAAGAATGGTAAATAAAGAAGTACACAAACGCCGATTAAGAATATTTGGAAGACAGCTGCACGCCAGTCCCCACCAGTCGCTAGGAATCCAGAAGCTACAACAGGTGTCGTCCACGGAACCATAACCACCACTTCTGAAATCATATGGAGTTTTGTGGCTAAATAAGCTAGACCTAAGCATAATGGCGTAGAAATAATAAACGGAATCATTAAACTTATGTTATAAACGATTGGAAGCCCGAAAACTACTGGCTCATTAATGTTAAATAGCCCTGGAGCTGCGGATAATGTCGCAATTTCGCGATAATCTTTTCGTTTTGACCAGATGAAAATAGCAATTAGTAAGGCGATAGTATTTCCGCCGCCGCCCATAACTCCGAAAATATCACGGAATGTTGTGTTGATAATATGCGGAATTTCTGTATGATTGGCAAATGCAGTCATATTTTCTTGCATATTAGCAAGTAGCACTGGATCCATGATTGGTCCAAGAATACCACTTCCCGCAATACCGATAGAATAAAGCATTTGAGAAATAGTCATTAATACTAAGAATCCTGGTACGCTTGTTACAAGGAACGTTAATGGTTTTTGAATAATTGTGCTGATTAGTGAATACAAGTTTAAACTGAAAAGCGTCGCCACTAAGAATGAAATAAATGCAAAAATAAGAATCGTTAACATTGTTGGAATAAGTACGTTAAATGATTTAATTACCGCTGGAGGAACACTATCTCCAGAAATACGAATCTTCATTTTTTCACTCTTCGAAAGACGAATAAATACTTCGGTCGCAAGTAGTGCTGTAACAATACCAACAAACATCCCTGCTGAACCCATTAACGAAAGTGGAAGCACACCAGTAACTTCGACTATTTTTTCTGAACCCATTGGAATAACTTGGGTTACAGCTGGTACAAAAATAACAATAAGTGCAATAGTCATTAACGCTGGAGCAAATGGATTTTCAAATTTGCGATTTTGCGCTAAAAAATAAGCTACGGACGCGCCGATTAAAATGGTAATAATACCAAGCGTCCCGTTGACAATACTATTACCTAAGTTTTGCCAAGTAGTTAGTGTTTCTGAACTAATAATTGCGGACATAAAACCATCCGGCTTAATAATGACGTTGTTAATTAATACCATGAATCCTGCTAACATAATAAAAGGTAAAATAGTAGCAAATGCATCACGCATGGATTTCAAATGAATTTGATTTCCAAGCTTTTGTGATAACCAACTTAACTTCTCGATGAATTTTTTCAATTTCTTAACCTCCTTAGATATTACAATAATTGTAGCGCTTTCTTTTCAGTAAATAAATCCAGTCTTTTTCCACATTAACAGGTTAGATGCGGAAATAAAGAAACAAGCTCCACATTTAGAAGAGCTTGTTCTCTGATAGTTGTTTAATTAAATTGTTCTTAAAACCCGCATAAAACTCTCAAAATCAGTCACCCGCTTTAATTCTCCCATCGCTTTGGGATTTTCCACTAAGTCACTGATAAGCGTATAAAGTGTTGCTAGTCGTTTCTGTTCTTCATTTTTCACAGCCAACATAAACACTACTTGGGCGCGTTTTTCGCCGTTCCAATCTACACCAGCTGGACAAATACATACAGCAATAACCGTCTCCAACACATCTGCTTCAACCGGATGTGGAGCTGCAAGACCATTTCCTAAATAAGTTGGCACAATTTCCTCACGTTCAATAAGCGACGGCAAGTAATCCGCCCCAACAAGTTTTTTTTCACGCAAAAGCCCTACTAAGTCTAGTAAAATTTCTGATTTACTTGTTTTATCACTAATTAAAAACAGCCCTTCGCGAAAAATCTTTTCTAATTCTAATTGGTTTTCTGTTCCCTCTTGTTTTACGAGCGAAGTTATACTATCAATATCTTCTTTCGTTAAAAACGGCGACACTTGAATCACCGGATGTCGTTGCGATTGAAGCGGAACAGTCGAAATAACAAAGTCACAGGATGTAGCTTTTGTTTTATAATCTTTAAAAGAGTAAACCCCCACAATATCCAAACTACTGGCAAATTGTTTCCGTACTTTTGATTCTAATAATTGGGAAGTTCCTAATCCTGATGCACAAACAATTAACACTTTTTGTTTACGATGAACAAATTCTTTATCTAAACCATATAAGAAATGAATGGCTAAATATCCAACCTCTGCTTCATTTACTTCTGTTTTCAGTTCCGTTTCCAGCACATCTTTTGCAACTAAGCCAAGTTCGAAAGCAAACGGATAGTTCTCTTTTAAATTTTCCAAGTAAGGATTTTGAATATTCATCTTGAACTTCATTCTATTAATAGCCGGTTTTAGATGAAGGGCAATATTGGAGACCATTTTTTGATCTTGTCGGAAATCATAGCCATATAGCCGTTTAATCTGATCTAATATTTTATCGACAATAATGTATTCTCGGTAATTATTGAAATCACTTTTCCAGTTTTTCGCACTTAAATGTAACAATATATAGGAAATTTCACTTATTGGAAAATGAATGTTTTCTGCTATTTCAATTTCTTTCATAATTGTTTGGGCTGCGTGCAATTCAGACATGCTGAATTCAACGTCTTCTAAGTCAGTGGCTGTAATGTAGCAATTATCTTTTACCCTAGAAACGGCAATGGCAATATGAATAATCAAATTTTTAACAGAGATATCCGTCATATGAATATTATACTTTGCCACATTAGACACAACAATTTCTAGCATTTTTTCTAAACTAACATCTTGAAAAAAGTTCCGCTCAGTTTCTGTAATGAGTGGTGTTGCTGATTCTGCAAGTAAATATCTAGAATAACAAAAGCGAATCGCTAGTTCAGTCCCTGAAATTCGAATGCCATAACCAGCTCTTTTTTCGACCGTTAAAGAATATTCCTTTAGTTTCTCTTTCACTTCTAAAATATCGGAATTTATTGTCGATTTACTTACGAAAAGTTCTTCTGCCAGTGTTTCTAGTTTGACGTAATTATTATTAAGCAATAGATAGCGGATGATGTAATCTGCTCGACCTTCTGCAAACATTGGTACAATATTCATATTCGATTGACCAGTTGAATTATCTAAAAGAGCCTCTTGAATTGCTTTTTCATCTTCTACAATTAAATGATAACCAACGCCAGGAACCGATTCAATTTGGTTGCCAGCATGCTTCAGTAAGGGATTAATAGCTTTAATATCATTTCGAATTGTTCTAGGAGTAACAGCTAGCGCCTCACCAAGCTCTCTTCCACTTATAAATGACATTCTTAAATAAAGCATATGAACTATTTTTTTCCATCTTGGCAACAATAATTCAGAAGCACTCATCCGGATTTTCCTCCTCGTAACAATGAATTCAATCTAATCATTTAACGAATGTAGCTATCAATTTTTTTCTTAATTAGCGCTTCGTCTTTTTCGCCGCGCTCAATAAGTTCTTTCATCTGTTCAGTGTAAATCACTTTTGCCGCCGCGTCCATTGCTTTTTTTACCGCAGCAATTTGTTGCATAATCGTTTCAAAATCGCGTTCTTCTTCCGTCATGTTTTTAATCGACCGTACGTGTCCTTCTATTTTGGCAAATCTGGTTATTAGCGCTTTGCGTTCAGCAGTCTCCAATTTATATACCCCCTAACAGTATACTAGATATAACCCCCTACCCAGGTTATACATTTCGCTTTAAAATGCGATTTATAAGTACATGATACCACAAAATAAAAATACCCTCAAAAAAAGAAGCGTGTTAACACTTCTTAATTTCGATTATTGATTTTTAAGCTAGTTTGAATTTCCCCATTTTCAGCAATTTTCACTGCCCGAAATCTTGCATCATGATAAGATAAAAACCAATAATCTTTTCCAAATGTTTTCTTAAAAATAGTTTGTTTGGCAGCAATAGAAGTCATTGGATAATCATCATAAGCCGTAACCCAAAGAACATTTTGATGGGCAAATGTTGGGAAAATATCCGCCATATGGACAGCTTTTTCTCCATTAGAATGGAACCAAATAATCGAATGTCCCGCACTATGTCCCCCAGTATGTTCCATTGTTATTGCACCATTTATTTCTACTTTGCTATCAAAAGTATGAACTTGCGCTTTAATTTGTTCCCCGTTTTCTTTCCAATAAGTTGCCTTTGAACGAATATTAGGATGTTGCATTTCCTCCCATTCTATTTTCGAAGTCCAGATTTCCGCATTTTTGAAAATGGAATAGTAAGCTCCATCAGAAAAACCGGTTAAACCAAGCACATGGTCGAAATGTAAATGCGTCATTAACACATAATCGATTTCTTCTGGCGCTACACCGATTTTAGCTAAATCTTCCAGGATGAACGATTCTTCCGTCACGCCGTAGTTGCGCTTTTGTTTTTCTGTCAAACGACCGTTCCCTAACCCACTATCAATTAAATAATTTTTACCTTGATAGCGAAAAAACATTGGATCTGTTACATTTGCTAATTGATTTTTTTCGTTAGCTGGGTATTTCTTCTCCCAAAGTGGTTTAGGAACTACGCCAAACGTCGCTCCCCCATCAAAATGGGTGTAACCGCCTCTTAACCAATAAATAGTGATTTCTCCTATTTTCACTTTATCCATTACTTGCCTACCTCCAAATTCAATATAAAAACCAGATGCAGCAAATGCACCTGGTTTAACCTGTTAATTTCTATCAAATTTTGCTTCAAGACGATAGATTGGGAATCCTTTAGCTGAAAATTTTTCTTCGTATTCAGTTTTGATATTCCCTTCGTAATCACTGTTATGCAAATCAAGCGAGACAAAAGTTAGTAACAAATTATACTCAGAAAACGCTACTAACGAATATTCAAACAAACTACGATTATCCGTTTTAAAATGAATTTCCCCAGCTTCAGGCAAAAGTCGTTCATATATTGTCAAGAAAGTCGGATTAGTTAGTCGGCGTTTTGTATGGCGTTTTTTAGGCCACGGGTCAGAGAAATTAAGATAAATCTGTGCTATCTCCCCTTTTTCAAAACACTCTTCTAATAATTTAGCGTCTCGAGCTACTAAACGTAAATTCGGGACATCTGCTTCGATTGCTTTATCTAACGCAGAAACAAGTACACTTTCAATCATTTCGATACCGATATAGTTAATGTTTGGATTTGCTTTTGCCATTCCGCTAACGAATTGTCCTTTCCCTGAACCGATTTCGATGTGGATTGGATTATTATTTCCGAACACTTCTTGCCATTTTCCTTTTAGTTCTTCTGGGTTTTCAATGTAAATTGCTGGAAATTCTTGCAATCTATCTTTTGCCCACGGTTTATGTTTTACACGCATCTTTCTTTACACCTCATCATCTTCTATTGCATTTTGAAAAATTTGCTTTGCTCGTTCATTTGCTTCGACCGACTGATTTAAAGTTAATTGCATCACTGTTTGGCAAATTGTATACCATTTTAATTTGCGATGTAAGCCAGTTGTTAATTGTGTTCCATAACTGGAAAGCCATACTTCCCATCCATTTCTAGGGATATATTGGTATAAAATCATTCCGACGTCATTTGCGGCATCAGCAAGCATTGCTCCGTCCCAGTCCACTAAAAATAACTCATTGTCTTCAGAAATAATCCAATTGTTGTGATTTACATCTCCGTGACAAACAACGTATTCTGTCTGTTCGCTAGCTGGGAGATTTAATTCCAAATATCGAATTGCTTCTACCATAGAATTAGTTGCATTTTCGCGCGCCGCCACTTCCGCTTTTAAACGAGCTAGTAGTTGTTCTGCTGAAAAATAACAGTTTTCGATTTTTTCTAACATATGTTGCAAAGTTTCCGAATGATGGATTTTAGCTAGAAGCGCAGCCACTCTTGCCCCATTCATTTCATCGCGTGTTAAAATATTGCAATTAACCCATTTTTGGGCAGTAATAACATCGCCATTTTCCACCCGTCTTGTCCAAACAAGTTTTGGTACAATGTTTTCTACGGAAAGCGCAGCTAAAAAAGGCGAAGAATTTCTTTTTAAAAAGAATTTTTCGTCTTCATGTGTTGCAACAAATGCTTGGCCAGTTTCCCCTCCAGCCGGCGCTATGTCATATTCTCTCCCAAAAAAGTTATCTTTCATTTACATACACACCTTTTATCAGCTCTTTGCAACTTCCCTATGCCCTTTAAAAATTCATTCCGAACAAAATTGGTAACTATTCATGATTTTACTTCTCTTAGCGCTTCTAGTCAAGTCAACATATGTTCGTTCTAGTGATTTTTTCTTAAAAAGTTCCAAAATCGGTTTAACAACTAATTTCTCCAAATAAATACCACGCATTAAATTCTGATTACACGAATGAAATGCGCGGTATTTTTTAAGATTATTTTTTTATGCTTCTTCTGTTTTTTTAACGATTGGTGCCATTGCGCTATTATTTTTTTGGATAAAGAGCGCTAAAACACAAGCAACAACAGAAAGAATTCCAGCTACTAAAAAGGCTGTATCAATTCCGTGAATTAGTACGTGATTAGCAATTTCTGTTTTGGTTTTATCCATCACATCTTCTGGTCCAAGATGTCTCGCAAAACTAGCTGCACTTTTTGACATAACCGTAATTAAGGCTGCTGTTCCGATTGAACCAGCAACTTGTCTCATCGTGTTAAACATCGCCGATCCATGTGCTGCAAGATTAAGCGGTAACGAGTTGAGCGCGGCCGTTTGAAGTGGCATCATTACCATCGCCATACCCGCAGAACGTATCGTTTGGATGATAATGATATAAGTTAATGTAGTCGATTCATCTAAACTTGTAAACATGAACGTAGAACCAGCCATTATAATCAATCCGACTAGCGATAAATACTTCGCCCCAAACCGATCAAACATAACTCCAGTCACCGGTGAAAGTACGGCTGTAACAAGAGCTCCCGGCAAGAGCACTAACCCTGACTCTAGTGGTGAAAATCCGCGAACAGTCTGCAAGAAAATTGGTAGTAAGAGCATCCCACCAAAAAGTCCCATAACTACAAAGAAACTAATTGAAGTTGTAAGTGCAAACGTAGGATATTTGAATACTCTAAAGTTAAGTAGCGGTGCTTTCGAACTTGTTTGGTAACGAACAAATAGTCCTAATACAACTAAACCTAAAACGATAAATCCTGCTACTTTCCAAGTTAACCAAGCATGATCCCCAGCATTACTAAATCCAAGTAACAAACTACCAAACCCAATGGTCGACATAATAACTCCTAATACATCGAGTTTCGGGAAAGTCCGTTTTCCAACATTTTTAAGTAAGAAAATAGCTACTACAATATCTAAAATCGCAAAAGGAATAATAATAAAGAATAAATTGCGCCAATCATATTGCTCCACAATCCAACCAGAAAGCGTCGGACCAATAGCTGGTGCAAAGTTCATCGCTAGACCAATTAAGCCCATCGCCCGTCCACGTCGTTCCATCGGGAATAAATTTAAAACAACCACGGTTAAAAGTGGCATAACAATACCAGCACCAATTGCTTGTACCATACGTCCCGCGATTAACATCGTATAGTCAGTAGCAAATCCGCCAATAGTTGTCCCAATCGCAAAAGTAATCATTGCAAATAAGTAAAGTTGACGAGTTGTAAATCGCTCTATTAAAAAGGCAGTCATCGGAATCATGACACCATTTACTAACATAAATCCAGTAGATAGCCATTGTCCTTGGCTAGCTGTAATACCAAAATCTCTCATAATACTTGGTAGCGCGACATTCATCAACGTTTGGTTGAGAATTGTAACAAAGGCGCCCATTAACATAACGATAAGAATACCATTACGTTTAACTGATGTACTTGCCGCTTTCATATTCAATCTCGTGCACCTTCCCTTTCTAAAATGGTAATTATTTCTTGATGAATTTCTAACATTTCTCGCAATCTTTCTTCCTCAATCTCTAAAATAGGTTCTAGGCGATTGAAGAATACATGATAAGTTTCCGCCGCTTTAGTAGCT from the Listeria seeligeri serovar 1/2b str. SLCC3954 genome contains:
- a CDS encoding M42 family metallopeptidase — encoded protein: MEKETLAMFKELTELQGTSGDEHRIRAFMRKELEPVSDEIIQDGLGGIFGVRHGAAEGPRVLVAGHMDEVGFMVTQITENGMIRFQTLGGWNPQVLQAQRVQVMAPNGPVIGVVASVPPHLLSEAERSKPTDPKNLLIDIGADDKADAEKIGIKPGQFIVPVAEFTPLANPKKILAKAWDNRYGVGLAIELLKELKGESLPNTLFSGANVQEEVGLRGAGVSTHMIQPDLFFALDASPANDTTGNKSQFGQIGQGFLLRIFDRTMIMHRGMREFLLDTAETNNIPYQYFVSPGGTDAGKVHTSLSGIPSAVIGVPARYIHSSNSILHVDDYAAAKEMITTLIRGLDKTTFETIKNNA
- a CDS encoding PepSY domain-containing protein; its protein translation is MNWKAFIAGVGAGAAAGHLVYHYLLSDKTISGDVILENVKDAFKQDGPIEGSWIQLKKQHYKKFAIDTFVYHGGITCIREGEKKQFEFIADANTGTIIDVYLA
- a CDS encoding PTS lactose/cellobiose transporter subunit IIA produces the protein MEGMELASFQIISSVGAARSCIIEAMRLGRERKFDEAYQKIDEANEFLSEGHKNHVQLIQKEADGGDVPISILFMHAEDQFMTTYTLRDVAYEMIAIWKEMK
- a CDS encoding glycoside hydrolase family 3 N-terminal domain-containing protein; translation: MTIYLDKTQHITARVEDLLAKMTLAEKCGQLNQRMYGWDAFSRDGDVFQITDNFKQEVAHFEGIGALYGLFRADPWSKMNKETGISRVNSAKVANMVQRYVVENTRLGIPVLLAEEVPHGHQALDSESYPVNLARAASFHPELQQQVAEAIAEEISDKGVHLALASALDILRDPRWGRAEECYGEDPYLAAELTAAITEGFQKNGKIAVILKHFAAQGEPVGGHNSGPVSIGVRELREIFLEPLRAGIAKGALGVMAAYNEIDGVPCHANKELLTTILREEMGFEGIVMADGCALDRLLKLNPDPKKAAKMAIEAGVDLSLWDDVFPFLEEGVTAGVLNESVVDQAVRRILQVKFQLGLFENPYVEEVVSAPSANWKKLNLQAAREGICLLKNEANTLPLKGKQKKLAIVGPNADALYNQLGDYTAPQNQADCVTVLEGLKSIVPKEWELIYEKGSEIREKVTDGILKAEELAEEADAIVLVLGGSSARNFNMEFLSNGAVSSKGPNMDAGENVDVADIALPEVQLELFRAMKRTNKPVIVVMIQGRPIAIPEISKEADALLTAWYPGSVGGTAVAEVLVGKYNPSGKLPVSIPVSSGQIPVYYNQKAVEYKEDYFDLTGKPLYPFGYGLSYSSFKYHDLVINQERVALSALLAGEKVDVTVTVENTSEVAGEEVVQLYIHDMESSITRRKKELKAFKKIRIEPKEKVEVTIELDKTTFEVWSINNKYEMETGGIQIFVGGSSDTTLVGQVTIVGG
- a CDS encoding PTS sugar transporter subunit IIB codes for the protein MKKIMLMCNAGMSTSVLVRKMERVAEERELEITIWAISETDFEKNWRQADVILLGPQVSYMKDKVTDVVNGSIPVTVIDVVDYGRMNGEKVLDVALNLLG
- a CDS encoding PTS sugar transporter subunit IIC, translating into MKKFIEKLSWLSQKLGNQIHLKSMRDAFATILPFIMLAGFMVLINNVIIKPDGFMSAIISSETLTTWQNLGNSIVNGTLGIITILIGASVAYFLAQNRKFENPFAPALMTIALIVIFVPAVTQVIPMGSEKIVEVTGVLPLSLMGSAGMFVGIVTALLATEVFIRLSKSEKMKIRISGDSVPPAVIKSFNVLIPTMLTILIFAFISFLVATLFSLNLYSLISTIIQKPLTFLVTSVPGFLVLMTISQMLYSIGIAGSGILGPIMDPVLLANMQENMTAFANHTEIPHIINTTFRDIFGVMGGGGNTIALLIAIFIWSKRKDYREIATLSAAPGLFNINEPVVFGLPIVYNISLMIPFIISTPLCLGLAYLATKLHMISEVVVMVPWTTPVVASGFLATGGDWRAAVFQIFLIGVCVLLYLPFLKANDRIKA
- a CDS encoding BglG family transcription antiterminator; translation: MSASELLLPRWKKIVHMLYLRMSFISGRELGEALAVTPRTIRNDIKAINPLLKHAGNQIESVPGVGYHLIVEDEKAIQEALLDNSTGQSNMNIVPMFAEGRADYIIRYLLLNNNYVKLETLAEELFVSKSTINSDILEVKEKLKEYSLTVEKRAGYGIRISGTELAIRFCYSRYLLAESATPLITETERNFFQDVSLEKMLEIVVSNVAKYNIHMTDISVKNLIIHIAIAVSRVKDNCYITATDLEDVEFSMSELHAAQTIMKEIEIAENIHFPISEISYILLHLSAKNWKSDFNNYREYIIVDKILDQIKRLYGYDFRQDQKMVSNIALHLKPAINRMKFKMNIQNPYLENLKENYPFAFELGLVAKDVLETELKTEVNEAEVGYLAIHFLYGLDKEFVHRKQKVLIVCASGLGTSQLLESKVRKQFASSLDIVGVYSFKDYKTKATSCDFVISTVPLQSQRHPVIQVSPFLTKEDIDSITSLVKQEGTENQLELEKIFREGLFLISDKTSKSEILLDLVGLLREKKLVGADYLPSLIEREEIVPTYLGNGLAAPHPVEADVLETVIAVCICPAGVDWNGEKRAQVVFMLAVKNEEQKRLATLYTLISDLVENPKAMGELKRVTDFESFMRVLRTI
- a CDS encoding metal-sensing transcriptional repressor; translation: METAERKALITRFAKIEGHVRSIKNMTEEERDFETIMQQIAAVKKAMDAAAKVIYTEQMKELIERGEKDEALIKKKIDSYIR
- a CDS encoding YtnP family quorum-quenching lactonase, which produces MDKVKIGEITIYWLRGGYTHFDGGATFGVVPKPLWEKKYPANEKNQLANVTDPMFFRYQGKNYLIDSGLGNGRLTEKQKRNYGVTEESFILEDLAKIGVAPEEIDYVLMTHLHFDHVLGLTGFSDGAYYSIFKNAEIWTSKIEWEEMQHPNIRSKATYWKENGEQIKAQVHTFDSKVEINGAITMEHTGGHSAGHSIIWFHSNGEKAVHMADIFPTFAHQNVLWVTAYDDYPMTSIAAKQTIFKKTFGKDYWFLSYHDARFRAVKIAENGEIQTSLKINNRN
- the trmB gene encoding tRNA (guanosine(46)-N7)-methyltransferase TrmB is translated as MRVKHKPWAKDRLQEFPAIYIENPEELKGKWQEVFGNNNPIHIEIGSGKGQFVSGMAKANPNINYIGIEMIESVLVSALDKAIEADVPNLRLVARDAKLLEECFEKGEIAQIYLNFSDPWPKKRHTKRRLTNPTFLTIYERLLPEAGEIHFKTDNRSLFEYSLVAFSEYNLLLTFVSLDLHNSDYEGNIKTEYEEKFSAKGFPIYRLEAKFDRN